In Bacillus cytotoxicus NVH 391-98, the following are encoded in one genomic region:
- a CDS encoding Acg family FMN-binding oxidoreductase, translating into MEAIKLVSRRNFLKGSAVVGGLLAAGGFWRAIDAGVFNSGEGLAYSAWNTSAQGMEEIVRAATLAANSHNTQPWCFDIGDTYIHIFADKARNIGTADPFLREMHASLGCSLENLVIAAAAKGYSSEIEYFPDSSQKNHIAKVNLSEGKTVRSELYDAIPKRHMNRAPYDTERTVSKHMLQSLHKLNEEKEEVKLFLFDSSSDKKMISEAMFEATEAFIADQDQVNDDAKWMRQTWDAIEAHKDGITLDAQGLSPFMRVVAKMLPPLSVEQNNAFWLKTVKEKQLPTAAAFGFIAVRDLNNYEQVIKAGQLWQRIHLFGTAKGLALQVLNQLSERRDREISLGIETKIGKKLNGIINDPNWQSVIQFRLGYPTLQGLPSPRRPVSEVVISR; encoded by the coding sequence ATGGAGGCGATAAAGTTGGTTAGCAGACGGAATTTTTTAAAGGGATCTGCTGTCGTAGGAGGGCTTTTAGCAGCTGGTGGGTTTTGGAGAGCAATTGATGCAGGGGTTTTTAATTCGGGGGAAGGCCTCGCTTATTCAGCTTGGAATACAAGTGCTCAAGGGATGGAAGAAATTGTGCGTGCGGCAACGTTAGCTGCAAATTCACATAATACACAGCCATGGTGCTTTGATATTGGAGATACATATATTCATATTTTTGCGGATAAAGCTAGAAATATCGGTACAGCCGATCCATTTTTGAGAGAAATGCATGCTAGTTTAGGATGTTCTCTTGAAAATTTAGTTATCGCTGCCGCAGCCAAAGGGTATTCTTCTGAAATTGAATATTTCCCTGATTCCTCACAGAAAAATCATATAGCAAAGGTCAATCTTTCAGAAGGAAAAACTGTTCGTTCAGAACTATATGATGCCATTCCGAAAAGGCATATGAATCGGGCTCCGTATGACACGGAGCGAACTGTATCGAAACATATGCTACAATCTTTACACAAATTAAACGAGGAAAAAGAAGAAGTGAAACTATTTTTATTTGATTCGTCGTCAGATAAGAAAATGATTAGTGAAGCGATGTTTGAGGCTACAGAAGCTTTTATTGCAGATCAAGATCAAGTAAATGATGATGCGAAGTGGATGAGACAAACTTGGGATGCGATTGAAGCACATAAAGATGGTATCACTTTAGATGCACAAGGATTATCTCCATTTATGAGGGTAGTTGCCAAAATGTTGCCTCCTCTTTCAGTAGAACAGAATAATGCATTTTGGTTAAAAACAGTGAAGGAGAAACAGCTTCCTACAGCAGCAGCTTTTGGCTTTATTGCAGTGCGCGATTTGAACAATTATGAGCAAGTAATTAAAGCGGGACAATTATGGCAAAGAATCCACCTTTTTGGTACGGCAAAAGGTCTTGCGTTGCAAGTATTAAATCAATTGTCAGAGCGCCGTGATAGGGAAATTTCTTTAGGGATAGAAACTAAAATCGGTAAGAAATTAAATGGGATTATAAATGACCCAAATTGGCAAAGTGTGATTCAATTTCGTTTAGGTTATCCGACGTTACAAGGATTACCGAGTCCGCGTCGTCCTGTTTCAGAAGTTGTCATCTCACGGTAA
- a CDS encoding MMPL family transporter, with the protein MQAIIKGKWFILIGWIIALAVLLSTAPNMMDLVREKGQFKLPDGSLSKTAADLSLQKSKDENHQIALVFYKNKKITGEDEDSMRKAVANIEKKKEELGISKILHYFDNSKLKSEMLSKDEKTVLVSLSFRDKGLSVDAVKKGLDKALQGVKVKYYYTGAWVITDDVLKSSEEGLKKTEGITVIFILVVLILVFRSIVAPFIPLITVGLSYLGSQSIVAFLIDWIDFPLSTFTQIFLVVVLFGIGTDYCILLLSRYKEELTTSDHVADAIVKTYKTAGKTVLYSGIAVMIGFATIGFSQFKLYQSALAVAVGVAILLIALFTIVPFFMAVLNQKLFWPQKGSLEHKESKMWEFFGRVSLKRPFLTIVFLSVCIAPFLFFYDGKLSFNDMDEIGEKYDSVKGFQVISDSFSPGKVLSSTIVLKNDEPMDNEKYLPLFEKVSREVSKVSGVDYLRSATRPVGEEISELYVKNQVKIVDEGLQKGNEGIQKVAGGLKDASTSILNSKPKVEEAASGVTDLINGTEKLKGGIGELSTNLNLLEQGMTKGVKGTGDVKNGVVEIKKNVEKLLEGSQLLHENYKRVEEGLSILASKYEEVGAQFGKFSGTLQGADQKFAEVESRYSQLSQDQQFQIARKMIQESNKGVGQLTAGMQVLNKELNKATAGVKEANAALGKVKEGQQQLTNGLEKVISSLGELERGMNQVTDGQKKIIQQLPQFSTGLEKLKDGQKQIQSGFSSFSGQLQDLSSGLKEGVNGLNQVSGGIQNAGEYFTALSQAPDNQMAGWFIPNEVLKSNDFQEVFETYMSSDKKTVTFDVIFKYNPYSLDAMNQIVEIESAVKRAVKDSPLENAKLGIGGVSSSQADLRNISNEDYNRTVLLMLAGVGFILLILLRSIIMPLYLILSLVITYYTSMAVSEVVFVHLLGYSGINWVVPFFSFVILVALGVDYSIFLMSRFNEHRDMKPEEAIVLAMKKMGTVIVSAAIILGGTFAAMIPSGVLSLLQIATIVLTGLMLYALLFLPLFVPVMVKVFGEANWWPFKNDK; encoded by the coding sequence GTGCAAGCGATTATAAAAGGGAAATGGTTCATCCTAATCGGATGGATCATTGCGCTCGCGGTGTTACTTTCTACTGCTCCTAATATGATGGATCTTGTACGAGAAAAAGGACAGTTCAAACTTCCAGATGGTTCTTTATCGAAGACAGCAGCAGATTTGTCTTTGCAAAAAAGTAAAGATGAAAACCATCAAATTGCACTCGTTTTTTATAAGAATAAGAAAATAACGGGTGAAGATGAAGATAGTATGCGGAAGGCTGTTGCGAACATAGAAAAGAAAAAAGAAGAGTTGGGGATCTCTAAAATATTACATTATTTTGATAATAGTAAGCTGAAAAGTGAAATGCTATCCAAGGATGAGAAGACTGTATTAGTGTCCCTTTCGTTTCGGGATAAGGGGTTATCTGTGGATGCTGTGAAAAAGGGATTAGATAAAGCTTTACAGGGGGTGAAGGTGAAGTATTATTATACAGGAGCTTGGGTCATCACTGACGACGTATTGAAGAGTTCTGAAGAAGGGTTAAAGAAGACAGAAGGGATTACGGTTATATTTATTCTTGTTGTTTTAATCCTTGTCTTTCGTTCAATCGTTGCCCCATTTATTCCGCTTATTACCGTTGGTTTAAGCTATTTAGGATCGCAATCGATTGTTGCATTTTTAATTGACTGGATTGACTTTCCTTTATCGACATTTACGCAAATCTTTTTAGTTGTCGTTTTATTCGGAATTGGAACGGATTATTGTATTTTACTGTTAAGTCGTTATAAAGAGGAACTTACAACTTCAGATCATGTAGCAGATGCTATTGTAAAGACATATAAAACAGCTGGAAAGACCGTTTTATATAGTGGTATAGCGGTTATGATTGGTTTTGCAACAATCGGTTTTTCTCAATTTAAGTTATATCAATCTGCTCTTGCTGTCGCAGTTGGGGTAGCTATTTTATTAATCGCTTTGTTTACCATTGTGCCGTTCTTTATGGCGGTATTAAATCAAAAATTATTTTGGCCACAGAAAGGCTCTCTAGAACATAAGGAAAGTAAAATGTGGGAATTTTTTGGCAGAGTGTCCTTAAAGCGTCCATTTTTAACGATTGTATTTTTAAGTGTTTGTATCGCGCCATTTCTTTTTTTCTACGATGGAAAGTTATCATTTAATGATATGGATGAAATTGGTGAAAAGTACGATTCCGTAAAAGGATTTCAAGTAATCTCTGATAGCTTTAGCCCAGGGAAAGTGCTTTCCTCGACAATTGTACTAAAAAATGATGAACCGATGGATAATGAAAAGTATCTTCCGTTGTTTGAAAAGGTAAGTCGAGAAGTGAGTAAAGTGAGTGGGGTAGATTATTTGCGTAGTGCGACTCGACCGGTCGGGGAAGAAATTTCAGAATTATATGTGAAAAATCAAGTGAAGATAGTAGATGAAGGACTCCAAAAAGGAAATGAAGGTATTCAAAAAGTTGCTGGTGGATTGAAGGATGCGAGTACATCTATTTTGAATTCGAAACCGAAAGTGGAAGAGGCAGCAAGCGGGGTTACAGACCTTATTAATGGAACAGAGAAATTAAAAGGTGGTATCGGTGAATTAAGTACCAATTTAAATCTGTTGGAACAGGGAATGACAAAAGGAGTAAAAGGAACCGGTGATGTAAAGAATGGGGTTGTTGAAATAAAGAAAAATGTAGAGAAGTTATTGGAAGGAAGCCAACTGTTGCATGAAAATTATAAACGAGTTGAGGAGGGCTTATCGATTCTCGCTAGTAAGTATGAAGAGGTAGGAGCGCAGTTTGGTAAATTTTCAGGAACGTTACAAGGTGCGGATCAAAAATTTGCTGAGGTTGAAAGTAGATATTCACAACTATCTCAAGATCAACAGTTCCAAATCGCAAGAAAGATGATTCAAGAATCGAATAAAGGTGTTGGGCAACTGACAGCAGGCATGCAAGTTTTAAATAAGGAACTTAATAAAGCAACAGCAGGAGTGAAAGAGGCAAATGCGGCATTAGGAAAAGTAAAGGAAGGACAACAGCAACTTACGAATGGACTCGAAAAGGTTATTTCTAGTTTAGGTGAGCTTGAACGTGGGATGAATCAAGTGACAGATGGCCAGAAAAAAATAATACAACAATTACCACAATTTAGTACAGGGCTTGAAAAATTAAAAGATGGTCAGAAACAGATCCAATCTGGTTTCTCGAGTTTCTCTGGGCAATTACAAGATTTATCCTCTGGTTTAAAAGAGGGGGTAAATGGATTAAATCAAGTTTCTGGCGGGATACAAAATGCAGGGGAATATTTTACGGCACTTTCACAAGCACCAGATAACCAGATGGCAGGATGGTTTATACCGAATGAAGTGTTAAAGAGTAACGATTTTCAAGAAGTATTTGAAACATATATGTCATCCGATAAAAAAACTGTAACGTTCGATGTCATATTTAAATACAATCCATACTCATTAGATGCGATGAATCAAATTGTAGAAATCGAATCAGCTGTTAAGAGAGCTGTAAAAGACTCCCCCCTTGAGAATGCGAAATTAGGAATTGGTGGCGTATCGAGTTCGCAAGCTGATCTTAGAAATATATCAAATGAAGATTATAATCGAACAGTCTTGCTTATGTTAGCGGGAGTTGGATTTATTCTTCTAATCTTACTTCGTTCGATTATTATGCCATTATATCTCATTTTATCACTTGTGATTACGTATTATACGTCTATGGCCGTTTCGGAAGTTGTGTTTGTTCATCTTCTAGGTTATAGCGGAATTAACTGGGTTGTTCCATTTTTTTCATTTGTTATATTAGTTGCATTAGGAGTGGATTATAGCATCTTCCTTATGTCTCGTTTTAATGAACATCGAGATATGAAACCTGAAGAGGCAATTGTACTTGCGATGAAAAAGATGGGAACCGTAATTGTTTCAGCAGCGATTATTTTAGGTGGAACATTTGCAGCGATGATTCCATCAGGTGTACTATCTTTATTACAGATTGCAACGATTGTTTTAACTGGCTTAATGTTATATGCATTATTGTTTTTGCCGTTATTTGTTCCTGTTATGGTGAAAGTATTTGGAGAGGCGAACTGGTGGCCGTTTAAGAATGATAAATAG
- a CDS encoding TetR/AcrR family transcriptional regulator yields MGIIERKEREKKIRREDILKAAEAVFFAKGYEGATMDEIANVAEYSKRTLYSYFQSKEQLLHGIIYRAYQALNRIVSDTLDEREDLNGIMKLKLLGKAYVRFIQLHPKYFEMIVLYNGAMSELPADDEFKVMSDLEGEKTFHYLVNLLQEGIKDSSVRADIDVTKTAFVLYANIIGMSNLALSKESYLLEHGVEAKEFIAEMFYFLEQSIANHND; encoded by the coding sequence ATGGGAATTATAGAAAGAAAAGAGAGGGAAAAAAAGATTCGTAGGGAGGATATTCTGAAAGCGGCAGAGGCGGTTTTTTTTGCCAAAGGCTATGAAGGTGCAACGATGGATGAAATTGCAAACGTAGCGGAGTACAGTAAAAGAACTCTATATTCGTATTTTCAAAGTAAGGAGCAATTGCTTCATGGAATCATTTATAGAGCGTATCAAGCTTTAAATAGAATTGTTAGTGATACTTTAGATGAACGGGAAGATTTAAATGGAATTATGAAGCTTAAGTTATTAGGAAAGGCATATGTGCGTTTTATCCAACTTCATCCGAAGTACTTTGAGATGATTGTGTTGTATAACGGAGCGATGAGTGAGTTACCTGCGGATGATGAATTTAAAGTTATGAGCGATTTAGAGGGTGAAAAAACATTTCATTATTTAGTAAATCTTCTTCAAGAAGGTATCAAGGATTCCAGTGTTCGAGCGGATATTGATGTGACGAAAACAGCGTTTGTTCTCTATGCGAATATTATTGGGATGTCCAATTTAGCCTTAAGTAAGGAAAGTTATCTGCTTGAACATGGGGTCGAAGCGAAGGAGTTTATTGCGGAGATGTTTTATTTTCTTGAACAATCCATTGCAAATCATAACGATTGA
- a CDS encoding non-ribosomal peptide synthetase — MTVYRLSEKDKMSVYKLIANVTGHRVEDLDTDMYLESDLGLDSIKMITLMNELIKLIPQEQVEDFMSKNPIQVLMSLQTIHDIIDIMVKWKAEQHATNGLSSSISSVIEINDSDDKHKKIDEPNIYDEQTIASIFSVISNVTGHNVADLNVGLYLESDLGIDSIKMITLMNELMKLIPQGQLQDFTEKHPVQFLMNLQTIGDIACIFTKWKGELSTSVPLNHNSGYTNSEKVDTLEMIHAQYPFLISYFAVSTITISSGVKVKGSLDTNLLKQAWQELVGRHPILQSVFQVQQGAESFKEYCLNIVKEIELPEIPVLDLRHLAVDMQKKAIKHHFETSLNKKINIFQWPLHFVEVIRTRDEEYEIVLSINHTISDGIGNQQIIRELLELYSAKVHHTPSGLTESISASEYNRIVSQMNEWVDEIEQKRLEQFLNHQGREQYFFNPYQVGKEAMTKPFAGVTTKTQKFWLDEELTTSLMTCAKLLETSLFTLLLSAYIKTVKQYDVENKNLILNIPTSGKVYPNVDATGVLGAFAQNLALTFDYTHTDWKTFVNKIDTEMKRNVTSGIDRAQTHKAAKEAKEYIQLQDGKLSDTVAQFVRSTLKSNLYFSFIGNTNLKKNYGGLEVYDYEAYTCTNYRAIDNVMELFHGKIMITSNYDGDFFNESFIREYIDAFIYNIKDLVAYAQSIHQNIRQPIIINEDAEVKGAVCNIVEEVCARPILLGDMDKDLDVVFGMDSLQRIRVITRIEKEFGNCDQEKIFGCRTIREMVSIISEKKGRQLVESVEVPYFHIMEQCKQTPQAIAIEYGDEKVTYSELDHLSNRLAHCLREKGVKRGDLIGIMTNPGPYMLIGMLGILKSGAAYVPLDPSYPLNRIHYILNHAKVEILLSEQAFKTQISQLLQKQTLMDIVVYIDPWETDVQMSLQQIEKETWMSYSHQEIERINHPDDIMTVLYTSGSTGHPKGVVLQHRGYMNRLNWHQDIFKLKLGERVAQKTSCCFDVSIWELFWPLMFGGTVCPVHKDVVRNPWRLARWIIETRISVMHFVPSLFGEFIHSIEDKAYHFPNLRWLIFSGEALPASVIKKWLQTYGESTGLANLYGPTEASIDVTYHIIEGNQILDGSENSILIGKPLNNVHVKILDEDMREVPKGIIGELWIGGIQLAKGYLNNPSKTKEAFKMNLFSEIPGDYLYRTGDLVKMRPDGNLEYHGRIDNQVKVRGFRVELGEIEAVIHSHSSVKEVGVVTLDSPEEHKQLIACVVGNCLEEQELKRFIGQKLPYYMIPHRIEFLSSLPKNHNGKLDRKVMLSILQTKKKEMRQDVSSVVTETAIVTKDDVIPLSPAQQWLMNYFEHPYRWTGYTRFLYKQDIDITTFNKALNILVNRHDALRSVVTKENGGWVQRILPQGISISAETYDGTQMDENERERSLKNLIDEVIQTFEIGEWPLLRVIIMKVSKSIYDITVVGHHLISDVITNQLLFKEMWQIYGQLLSSNEEVKLPTVKSYKEFVLLVEEKKKENLVEYVEYWKGQFPMHEHSFYIPADLNLGTNDEQSTCMESFLIEKSATAILLGKAKDYFKSNVYSMLLAPLYKMLSSLYNQSKVVVSHRTHGRNVENQQIFFDTPGNFAINYPLSITINKEDTWLEVVHNIKNNMNEVPMGGISYDLVAPYLPSYMYPDTKLTPIRANYLGNRDMPDFKVFEFSKENMDRRFSMPGQKRISMIEFFFSIVEGKLQVCIEYSKNLYHSSTIRKLGEEYMKQLDMMLATIDTGTKVNQTPMVMSNSSGEIRLLADKVAIVTGGGRGIGRAIAISMAQEGASVAIVSRTEHQLDETACEIRKLGIEPLVIPGDIGEWNDVQHIVKTVSKQFGKIDIVVNNAGITKVGSVTDVTSEEWKEIIRVNVFGTYHMCRATIPYLIEQKCGKIINIGSDSSFIGYPFMSAYAASKHGVLGLTKSLAEEMKPYNIQVNAVCPSLVNTDMAPKAFKNKAIPPEQVAETVKFLASAQSDCITGESIRVYGKQDMYWFGSEQIPMLKAILNK; from the coding sequence ATGACTGTATATCGATTGAGTGAGAAAGATAAAATGTCGGTTTATAAATTAATAGCAAATGTAACAGGGCATCGTGTAGAAGATTTAGATACCGATATGTATCTTGAAAGCGATTTAGGATTAGATTCTATTAAAATGATTACATTAATGAATGAGCTAATTAAGTTGATTCCACAAGAACAAGTAGAGGATTTTATGTCTAAAAATCCAATTCAAGTGCTAATGTCGTTACAAACCATTCATGACATTATAGATATTATGGTGAAGTGGAAAGCAGAACAGCATGCAACGAATGGTTTGTCCAGCAGTATAAGTTCTGTAATAGAAATAAATGATAGCGATGATAAACATAAAAAAATAGATGAACCGAACATATATGATGAGCAAACGATTGCTTCTATTTTCTCGGTTATATCGAATGTAACAGGACACAATGTTGCTGACCTAAATGTGGGTTTATATCTTGAAAGTGATTTAGGAATAGATTCTATTAAAATGATTACGTTAATGAATGAATTGATGAAATTGATTCCACAAGGACAACTACAAGATTTCACAGAGAAACATCCGGTACAATTCCTTATGAATTTACAAACAATTGGCGATATCGCATGTATTTTTACCAAATGGAAAGGTGAGTTATCAACTTCTGTTCCTTTGAATCATAATTCTGGGTATACTAACTCGGAAAAGGTGGACACACTTGAAATGATACATGCGCAATACCCATTTTTAATATCTTACTTTGCTGTCTCAACGATTACCATTTCTTCAGGGGTAAAGGTCAAAGGAAGCTTGGATACAAATCTTTTAAAGCAAGCTTGGCAGGAATTAGTAGGGCGTCATCCAATATTGCAATCTGTATTTCAGGTACAACAAGGTGCAGAAAGTTTTAAAGAGTACTGTTTAAATATTGTGAAAGAAATCGAACTTCCTGAAATCCCAGTATTAGACCTCAGACATCTTGCTGTTGACATGCAAAAGAAAGCAATCAAACATCATTTTGAAACCTCACTAAATAAAAAGATTAATATTTTTCAATGGCCATTACATTTCGTTGAAGTGATTCGAACAAGAGATGAAGAATATGAAATAGTCCTCTCAATCAATCATACAATCTCAGATGGAATAGGAAACCAACAAATAATAAGAGAACTATTAGAATTATATAGCGCTAAAGTGCATCACACGCCTAGTGGCTTAACAGAATCTATTTCGGCATCTGAATACAATCGTATCGTATCGCAAATGAATGAGTGGGTAGATGAAATAGAGCAAAAACGTCTTGAACAATTTTTGAACCATCAAGGGAGAGAGCAATACTTTTTCAATCCGTATCAAGTTGGTAAAGAAGCAATGACAAAACCGTTTGCTGGAGTAACAACGAAAACGCAAAAATTTTGGTTAGATGAAGAGTTAACAACTTCTTTAATGACTTGTGCAAAATTGCTAGAAACATCGCTGTTTACCTTATTGCTGAGCGCGTATATAAAAACGGTTAAGCAATATGACGTGGAAAATAAGAATTTGATTTTGAATATACCTACAAGTGGAAAAGTATACCCGAACGTTGATGCGACGGGAGTACTAGGAGCATTTGCACAAAATTTAGCATTGACATTTGATTATACACATACAGATTGGAAAACATTTGTCAACAAAATAGATACAGAAATGAAACGAAACGTTACATCGGGAATTGATCGAGCACAAACGCATAAAGCTGCCAAAGAAGCGAAGGAATATATTCAATTGCAGGACGGAAAGTTATCTGATACAGTGGCTCAGTTTGTTCGTTCAACGTTGAAATCAAATCTTTACTTTTCTTTTATAGGAAATACGAATCTCAAGAAAAACTATGGCGGTTTGGAAGTATATGATTATGAGGCTTATACATGTACAAATTACAGGGCAATTGATAATGTAATGGAATTATTCCATGGGAAAATTATGATTACTTCTAATTACGACGGTGATTTTTTTAATGAATCATTTATAAGAGAATATATAGATGCTTTTATTTATAACATAAAGGATCTTGTTGCATATGCGCAATCCATTCATCAAAATATACGGCAACCGATCATTATAAATGAAGATGCTGAGGTGAAGGGGGCAGTTTGTAACATTGTCGAAGAAGTATGTGCAAGACCTATTTTGTTAGGAGATATGGATAAAGATTTAGATGTGGTGTTTGGAATGGATTCTTTACAACGAATTCGTGTCATCACTCGGATAGAGAAAGAATTTGGAAATTGTGATCAAGAAAAGATATTTGGATGCAGAACGATACGTGAAATGGTTTCAATCATTAGTGAAAAAAAGGGGCGTCAGCTTGTAGAAAGTGTAGAAGTTCCATATTTTCATATTATGGAACAATGTAAACAAACACCACAAGCTATTGCTATTGAGTATGGTGACGAGAAAGTTACGTATTCTGAGCTTGATCATCTATCGAACCGTTTGGCCCATTGTTTAAGAGAGAAAGGAGTCAAGCGGGGAGACTTAATTGGAATCATGACGAATCCTGGTCCATATATGTTAATTGGAATGTTAGGGATTTTAAAATCTGGTGCTGCATATGTACCGCTTGATCCATCTTATCCGTTAAATCGCATCCATTATATTTTAAACCATGCAAAGGTCGAGATCTTGTTAAGTGAGCAAGCTTTCAAAACACAAATCTCTCAATTGCTACAGAAACAGACGTTGATGGATATAGTTGTTTATATAGATCCTTGGGAAACAGATGTACAAATGTCTTTACAACAAATAGAGAAAGAAACATGGATGAGTTATTCTCATCAAGAAATTGAGCGTATCAATCATCCGGATGATATAATGACAGTTTTATATACTTCGGGATCTACAGGTCATCCGAAAGGGGTCGTATTACAACATCGTGGCTACATGAATCGGTTAAATTGGCATCAAGATATATTTAAGTTGAAGTTAGGGGAAAGAGTTGCGCAAAAAACATCATGCTGCTTTGATGTTTCGATTTGGGAATTATTTTGGCCGCTTATGTTTGGTGGGACAGTTTGCCCTGTTCATAAAGATGTTGTAAGAAATCCATGGCGTTTGGCAAGATGGATTATAGAAACGCGAATTAGTGTTATGCATTTTGTACCATCATTATTTGGAGAATTTATCCATTCTATTGAAGATAAAGCATATCATTTCCCTAATTTACGCTGGCTCATTTTCAGCGGTGAAGCATTACCAGCTTCCGTTATTAAAAAATGGCTGCAAACATACGGGGAAAGTACAGGCTTAGCGAATCTATATGGGCCAACGGAAGCGTCAATAGATGTGACATACCATATTATTGAGGGCAATCAGATTTTGGACGGTAGTGAAAATAGTATTTTAATTGGAAAGCCTTTAAATAATGTACACGTCAAAATATTAGATGAGGATATGAGAGAAGTTCCAAAAGGCATAATTGGTGAACTTTGGATTGGTGGGATACAATTGGCAAAAGGATATTTAAATAACCCATCAAAAACAAAAGAAGCATTTAAAATGAATTTGTTTTCGGAAATTCCTGGTGATTATTTATATCGTACTGGAGACCTAGTGAAAATGCGACCTGATGGGAATTTAGAATATCATGGGCGCATTGATAACCAAGTGAAAGTTAGAGGGTTTCGAGTAGAGTTAGGAGAGATAGAAGCGGTAATCCACAGTCATTCGAGTGTAAAAGAAGTTGGAGTGGTGACGCTGGATAGTCCAGAGGAACATAAACAACTCATTGCTTGTGTGGTGGGAAATTGTTTAGAGGAGCAAGAGTTAAAACGATTTATCGGTCAAAAACTCCCTTATTATATGATTCCTCATCGTATAGAATTTTTATCAAGCTTGCCTAAAAATCATAATGGGAAACTCGACCGAAAAGTGATGTTAAGTATCTTACAAACAAAGAAAAAGGAGATGCGACAAGATGTAAGTTCTGTTGTGACGGAAACAGCAATTGTTACTAAAGATGACGTTATACCGTTAAGTCCCGCACAACAGTGGTTGATGAACTATTTTGAACATCCGTATCGCTGGACGGGGTATACGAGGTTTTTATATAAACAAGATATTGATATTACTACTTTTAACAAAGCACTCAATATATTGGTAAACCGTCACGATGCTTTACGAAGCGTCGTGACGAAAGAGAATGGTGGATGGGTTCAACGTATACTTCCGCAAGGTATATCGATAAGTGCAGAAACATATGACGGAACACAAATGGATGAGAATGAACGAGAGCGATCTCTCAAAAATTTGATTGATGAAGTCATTCAAACATTTGAGATCGGAGAATGGCCGTTATTACGAGTCATTATTATGAAAGTGTCTAAATCTATATACGATATAACGGTAGTTGGCCATCATTTAATTTCTGATGTGATTACGAATCAATTGTTGTTTAAAGAAATGTGGCAAATTTATGGGCAACTTTTATCAAGTAATGAAGAAGTGAAACTGCCTACTGTAAAGTCATACAAAGAATTTGTTTTATTAGTAGAAGAGAAAAAGAAAGAGAACCTTGTAGAGTATGTGGAGTATTGGAAAGGACAATTCCCAATGCATGAACATTCCTTTTATATTCCGGCAGATTTGAATTTAGGGACAAACGATGAACAATCGACTTGTATGGAAAGTTTTTTGATAGAGAAATCAGCGACAGCTATCTTATTAGGAAAAGCAAAAGATTATTTTAAAAGTAACGTTTATTCTATGTTGCTTGCACCATTATATAAAATGCTTAGCAGTTTGTATAATCAATCAAAAGTTGTTGTAAGTCACCGGACACATGGTAGAAACGTTGAAAACCAACAAATATTTTTTGATACACCTGGTAATTTTGCTATCAATTATCCGCTAAGTATAACTATTAATAAAGAGGATACTTGGTTAGAAGTTGTCCACAATATAAAAAATAATATGAATGAAGTTCCAATGGGAGGAATTAGTTATGACCTCGTTGCGCCTTATTTACCTTCCTATATGTATCCGGATACGAAATTGACACCAATCCGAGCAAACTATTTAGGAAACCGGGATATGCCAGATTTTAAAGTGTTCGAATTTTCTAAAGAGAATATGGATCGTCGCTTTTCAATGCCGGGGCAAAAAAGAATATCTATGATTGAATTTTTCTTTTCTATTGTGGAAGGAAAATTACAAGTTTGTATTGAATATTCGAAAAATTTGTATCATTCTTCTACGATTCGAAAACTTGGTGAAGAATATATGAAACAGCTAGATATGATGCTAGCAACGATAGATACGGGAACGAAGGTAAACCAAACACCTATGGTTATGAGTAATTCTTCTGGGGAAATAAGGTTATTAGCAGATAAAGTGGCGATTGTTACAGGTGGTGGAAGAGGAATTGGGCGAGCTATTGCTATTTCAATGGCTCAGGAAGGTGCAAGTGTTGCAATTGTATCTCGAACGGAGCATCAGCTTGATGAAACAGCATGTGAAATTCGGAAGCTGGGTATAGAACCGCTTGTTATCCCGGGAGATATTGGTGAATGGAATGATGTTCAACATATTGTAAAGACGGTTAGTAAGCAATTTGGAAAAATAGATATTGTTGTAAATAATGCTGGTATTACAAAAGTAGGAAGTGTAACAGATGTTACATCTGAAGAGTGGAAAGAAATTATTCGGGTCAATGTTTTTGGAACGTACCATATGTGCAGAGCAACTATCCCATATTTAATAGAACAAAAATGCGGGAAAATCATTAATATAGGATCTGATTCCTCCTTTATTGGTTATCCGTTTATGAGTGCATATGCAGCTTCGAAACATGGTGTCCTAGGATTAACGAAATCGTTAGCGGAAGAAATGAAGCCATATAATATTCAGGTGAATGCGGTTTGTCCATCTTTAGTGAATACAGATATGGCACCGAAAGCATTTAAAAATAAAGCGATACCGCCTGAACAGGTTGCTGAAACAGTAAAGTTCTTAGCATCTGCACAATCAGATTGTATTACGGGAGAATCCATTCGAGTTTATGGGAAACAAGATATGTATTGGTTTGGATCGGAACAAATTCCAATGCTTAAAGCGATATTGAATAAATAA